A stretch of Lathyrus oleraceus cultivar Zhongwan6 chromosome 6, CAAS_Psat_ZW6_1.0, whole genome shotgun sequence DNA encodes these proteins:
- the LOC127098689 gene encoding protein ALWAYS EARLY 3 isoform X1 codes for MAPPRKSRSVNKRFTNTNDLSPEKDGGSSSKNKHRKKKLSNKLGSQWSKEELERFYEAYRKHGKDWKKVAAAVRNRSIEMVEALYNMNRAYLSLPEGTASVVGLIAMMTDHYNVLEESDSEKESNDATGSRKPVKRRREKIQLSVSKDPVQSQSVTSSDGCLSLLKKRRIDGIQPRAVGKRTPRVPVYHSYKKDDRENYVSPNKRSLKSTADANDDEVAHVALTLTRASQRGDSPLSQTPHRRAGQKSSLVQSRERMQQISETTRAKFHNVPVDEEFVEGSLESKGAENGEYVRDTSSLIDMEGTSTAGVLLKKGKFYRKKEKVESIGNDQLDDGGEACSGTEEGLSFRSLKENNMEGTNERLGQFSPTSQRKKSQKLFFGDEIHALNALQTLADLSLMMPTSKVESESPVQLKGERMTVVKDDKSTLPEATSTSHKRNKVRLRGVSVADTSTSKKSKQGKDIANDTNALSEPKEQLPFADKTWKRKHKSTVSKAVDDGNKLAIKGKHTDQVFASPKQLKMVKPPEVVLRGDQKGLAISTAEIPLLSEISSPTKQRSRRKMIFQRPSMPKEKSSENILKNQPNNYSTQKEKLSSCLSSSLVRRWFTFEWFYSALDYPWFAKREFVEYLNHVGLGNIPRLTRVEWSVIKSSLGKPRRFSEHFLHEERQKLEQYRESVRKHYSELRTGVRDGLPTDLARPLYVGQRVIAIHPKTREIHDGSVLTVDHDKCRIQFDRPELGVVFIMDIDCMPLNPLDNMPEALRRQIGARKASFITKEPQTNGNSSFGGCEMHSSPVKVHPSSSASVKQGKADANHVTSQTNIDNLCAQAACAQPSQVMQHQAKEADIHALSELKRALDKKETVLIELRNANNGILENQNGIESLKDPEGFKKHYATVLVELKEASGQVSDTMLQLRQRNTYTDNSFPPWMKPKADFEVHDDLTSVLDNSMTQESRSTVIEIVKGSRLRAHAMLDAAFQAWSQATKEGKDAITRIGQALDSIDYQQLSTKYRLPVIRSQDQVNGSFYQHNQSTCKASEPLLNDASGPKLQKDSDEVDIEIPSELITSCVATLTMIQSCTERQYPPADVARILDSAVTSLQPCDPRNLPIYREIQMCMGRIKTQILALIPT; via the exons ATGGCACCACCAAGGAAGTCTAGAAGTGTGAATAAGCGGTTTACAAATACAAATGATCTTTCTCCTGAGAAAGATGGAGGTAGCTCAAGTAAAAACAAGCACAGG AAGAAGAAATTGTCTAATAAATTGGGATCTCAGTGGAGCAAGGAGGAACTTGAGCGATTCTATGAAGCATACAGAAAGCACGGGAAAGATTGGAAGAAG GTGGCTGCCGCTGTACGTAATAGATCCATTgaaatggtggaagctctttacaaTATGAATCGG GCATACCTATCTCTACCAGAGGGGACGGCTTCTGTTGTGGGCCTCATTGCAATGATGACTGATCATTATAATGTCCTG GAAGAGAGTGATAGTGAAAAGGAGAGCAATGATGCAACAGGATCTCGAAAACCCGTGAAACGAAGGCGTGAAAAAATTCAGCTTAGTGTTTCAAAGGATCCTGTCCAGTCTCAGTCTGTAACTTCCAGTGATGGTTGCCTCTCTCTACTGAAGAAAAGACGCATTGATG GTATCCAGCCTCGTGCAGTTGGGAAGAGGACACCCCGAGTTCCAGTTTACCACTCTTACAAGAAAGATGATAGGGAGAATTATGTTTCACCTAATAAAAGAAGTTTGAAGTCAACTGCTGATGCTAATGATGACGAAGTTGCACATGTAGCTTTGACATTAACCAGGGCCTCACAAAGAGGAGACTCTCCCCTTTCTCAAACACCACATAGGAGAGCAGGGCAGAAGTCCTCTCTTGTTCAGAGCCGGGAAAGAATG CAGCAAATATCAGAAACAACTCGTGCCAAGTTCCACAATGTTCCTGTGGACGAAGAGTTTGTGGAAGGTAGTCTAGAAAGCAAGGGAGCTGAAAATGGAGAATATGTTAGAGATACTAGTTCCTTGATAGATATGGAAGGAACGAGCACCGCTGGAGTTCTTCTGAAGAAAGGGAAATTTTATAGAAAAAAAGAGAAAGTGGAAAGTATTGGAAATGATCAGCTTGATGATGGAGGAGAAGCATGCAGCGGCACTGAAGAAGGACTTAGTTTTAGGTCTTTGAAGGAAAATAATATGGAGGGTACTAATGAAAGGCTTGGGCAATTCTCTCCAACCAGTCAGCGGAAAAAAAGCCAAAAGCTCTTTTTTGGAG ATGAAATCCATGCCTTGAATGCTTTGCAAACTTTGGCTGATCTATCTCTAATGATGCCGACATCTAAAGTAGAATCTG AATCACCCGTCCAGTTGAAAGGAGAAAGAATGACTGTTGTTAAAGATGATAAGTCTACTTTACCTGAAGCAACTTCAACAAGTCATAAGAGAAATAAAGTTAGACTCCGCGGGGTCTCTGTAGCCGACACTTCAACATCCAAAAAATCTAAACAAGGAAAGGATATAGCAAATGATACCAATGCTCTTTCTGAACCAAAAGAGCAGCTTCCGTTTGCTGATAAAACATGGAAAAGAAAGCACAAGTCCACTGTTTCAAAG GCTGTGGATGATGGAAACAAACTGGCGATTAAAGGAAAACACACTGATCAGGTTTTTGCCTCACCGAAACAATTGAAGATGGTCAAACCACCAGAGGTTGTCTTGCGTGGTGATCAGAAAGGTTTGGCAATATCAACCGCTGAAATTCCACTTTTGAGTGAAATTAGTTCACCAACCAAACAAAGAAGTAGACGCAAGATGATTTTTCAGAGACCATCCATGCCTAAAGAGAAGTCTTCTGAGAATATATTGAAAAACCAACCTAATAATTACTCTACCCAAAAG GAAAAACTTTCCAGTTGCTTGTCATCTTCTTTGGTTCGCAGATGGTTTACTTTTGAATGGTTTTATAGTGCACTTGATTATCCATGGTTTGCCAAAAGAGAATTTGTGGAGTACTTAAACCATGTGGGGCTGGGGAATATCCCAAGGCTAACTCGTGTTGAGTGGAGTGTCATAAAAAG TTCTCTTGGCAAACCACGCAGGTTTTCTGAACACTTTTTACATGAAGAAAGACAAAAACTTGAACAGTATCGAGAATCAGTGAGGAAACATTATTCTGAGCTGCGGACTGGTGTCAGAGACGGACTTCCAACAGACTTAGCCAGACCATTATATGTTGGACAACGAGTAATTGCCATTCACCCCAAAACAAGAGAGATTCATGATGGTAGTGTGCTTACTGTTGACCATGACAAGTGCAGGATTCAGTTCGACCGTCCTGAGTTAGGAGTTGTATTCATCATG GACATTGATTGCATGCCTCTGAATCCATTAGATAATATGCCAGAAGCTTTGAGGAGGCAAATTGGTGCCAGAAAAGCCTCTTTTATAACTAAAGAACCACAGACTAATGGAAATTCAAGTTTTGGGGGATGTGAAATGCATTCCTCACCTGTGAAGGTACACCCCTCTTCAAGTGCTTCAGTAAAGCAAGGAAAG GCGGATGCTAACCATGTCACTTCCCAGACCAATATTGATAACCTCTGCGCTCAAGCTGCTTGTGCTCAACCGTCTCAAGTGATGCAACATCAAGCTAAAGAAGCTGATATACATGCACTTTCTGAACTAAAGCGTGCTCTAGATAAAAAG GAGACGGTGCTAATAGAACTTCGAAATGCAAATAATGGCATATTGGAAAATCAAAATGGTATAGAATCTTTAAAAGATCCCGAAGGTTTCAAGAAGCATTATGCCACGGTACTTGTAGAGCTAAAGGAAGCCAGTGGACAG GTTTCTGACACCATGCTTCAATTGAGGCAACGCAACACCTACACGGATAACTCTTTCCCACCATGGATGAAGCCCAAAGCAGATTTTGAAGTTCATGATGATCTTACTAGTGTATTGGATAATTCTATGACACAAGAGTCTAGGTCAACTGTCATTGAAATTGTTAAAGGATCCAGGCTACGGGCACATGCAATGCTGGATGCTGCATTTCAG GCATGGTCTCAAGCCACAAAGGAAGGTAAAGATGCTATTACGAGGATTGGGCAGGCACTGGATTCTATTGATTACCAGCAGTTGTCCACTAAGTACAGGTTGCCTGTGATAAGGTCCCAAGATCAAGTGAACGGCAGTTTTTATCAGCATAATCAATCGACTTGCAAAGCATCTGAGCCCTTACTTAATGATGCATCTGGTCCAAAACTGCAGAAAGATTCTGACGAAGTTGATATTGAAATACCATCAGAGCTCATCACTTCATGTGTTGCTACATTAACCATGATACAG AGTTGTACGGAACGGCAATACCCTCCAGCAGATGTGGCTCGGATATTAGATTCTGCTGTTACCAGCTTGCAACCGTGCGATCCTCGAAACCTTCCTATTTACAGAGAAATTCAAATGTGCATGGGAAGAATAAAGACCCAGATTTTAGCTCTCATCCCTACTTAG